The genomic window AATAgatgtctttttaaaaagggCATACATTAAACTAACTTtcctgtaaaatataaaacccTCTCACTTGGTTTGTCCCAGTGATGTCATCCGTGACATCACCAAGAGCATAAAGATCAGGAAATGCTGGACGGTGCCATTAATGAAACACATGGTGACTGAACCATGGAACAATTACACAGAGTTTTAACCTGCAACATGATGAAGGTAACTAAACTTTAATATACTCATGTACTTTCATGTGAAACATGATATggccaacacaaacaaacccggAGTAGTCTGTGATGCAATGTTACCAAAGTAATGGTAAATGACAGTAAAATGAACATGTGTAGAAAGTAATGGGTGCaatgtgaaatgtgaacaaACGGTGAGTAAAGAGTTCTCATTCCCTTTGTGACAATTACAGCAATCATCTACAGAGGCGGTTCCCAAACCTTCCAGCACATGACCTCTAGAATAACAGTGTCAGTCATTTGCAACACCCATTATCCCAAAGGATATTGATTTGAGCGAGTTGCCAAAAATATTCCCCTACGTGCATATGTTGCACTGTGTCCTGTGGTGCTGTACGCTGACCCACTTTAGCCGATTCTGTCACATGGACacaaagaaagtaaaatgtttttagctGTTGTAACAATTATGGTTCAATTATGCCACTTTGGACTGTTTTTAGATTGTATTTGCTTTCTTGAAATCATCTAGCGACCCTTCTCCTGTGACTTGGGACCCATCAGGGGACCCCCACCCCTATGGAACAACTGTATTTCTCCTCCACATCTGCATAGATCAAAGCTAGATAAATCAATCCACATGTGAGATGTTTTATAAAGTCTTTTATAACATTATGGAAATAGAGTACACATGAGAGCTGCTTTCCTTCCATTTGCTCCCAGGGTTTGGTATTACCTTTTTACCCACGTAGAAATCATATAATtctaatattacattttcagttttccctTCATCTCACAGTTGGAGGTTTGCCTGAAATTTAACATCTTCTGCCTGCATCTTATTACACAAACTCTACTGTTCATTGTCACAAGCGTTCCCAGCACAGCACTGGCACTGAATAGCAATACAAGTAAGTTATGAACAGTTTTCCGTTCAGTTTATCCGCTGCAGCATTTAACCTAAAGCCACAACACGCTGCATCAGCATTTCATTGCATGAGATTCTGTCAACCACAGCTGTTGCACTGGGTTTATATGGGGAAAAGGGAAGGGTGGATGTCAGGGCACttcctgtgttgtgtgtggaaCTTCACCTCCCATCTATGAGATGTTGAAATAGATCTGCAGTTCCTCTCAACCGTGCTGTAATATATCCTGTAGTTTCACAGCCTCACGTGTCCCTGAACGAGGACATGACCCCAGTCCTGCCGTGGTCCGAGACCTTTTCTGTGTTTCAGCCCGAGCAGAGTCTCATGCTCTTCAATAAATAATATCAAGTAAGGCGTGATCTGGTTTGAGTGAAGCGGCTGGATCATATGATGCTCAACTGTAGTTGTtactgtttgtctgtgagtTGTTTGGGCAGACGGGCTGAGACAGTTGTCTTACTGTATCTGAGAAGtctaatttcttttaaattatttatttacaattcTTCATTACAATGACTGCAAATGCTTAGGCCTATGATTAAAATGTCCAtaacttgtgtacttacattatccaacaACATTTTTAACAGACAAAAAATGTGAACAGGGGTTTTTGCATTTGCCTTGATGTGCTGGTTTATCCATATTACatgtaaaaaaaggaaattagaTTTTCATTCTTTAATATGTGTTTATTAATACAAAATAGCTTACAAAGAGAAACATAAAATCAATGAATATACAACTTTTCATTTAGCAAAATATTGATCAGGATCCCGTTTAACCTGATTTATGATTAtacagtgttttcattcattcaagttTCAGGTCAGCTCTAAACACTTTTTTCATTCAACATTACTAATAGAAGTATCAATGTACTGCTGTCCTGCGGCTGAAGATCGTTGTCCTCACTGACCCTCTTCTCTTCTCGACTTATCTGAAGTTTATTTTTCTCACAAAGCAAATAACAAATGTCCAACGAAGGTGGAGTGGTTATTAAGATTATCAAAAATCCATGTACTTTCCCGGAGCCTCATGTACACTTGGTCTCCCACATTAAGATGTACAGTCATGCCGTTAGTTGCCGTCTCATAGCGTCTTCCCTGCAGATGATTGAACACGGTAGCGATCTGTTCTCCATTCTTCATGAGTCGCAGCCCCATTGGCCTAGCTGATAAATTATGACCAGAGAAACTGAAGTAATAAATTCCTCGGACTGGGGCAATGAAAATACCTGAGGATGATTAACAGAGAGACAGCTACAAGTTATTCAACTGCAACTACAGAATCTGTTTTACGCATCTTTCCACCAATTTTAATGGGAATTGGATTGGTTGGTTTTGTATCATCATGCTCAtttgcaaacaaaccaacaaacaatcaaacagacaaataacatATACAgttaattatttacaaaatgaactCAAATAACTAAGTTTACCTGTTGAAGGGTTGTATGAGCCCGTGTTTGAGTAGACAACTCTGTAGGTCAGTGTGATCTCACTGTTGTAAGGTCCAATATTTCCAACATTGCCCATTGCTGCTCCGAATGCCACCCTGTTACcttgagaggaaaaagaaaacagagcaaTATAACAACATATTCTGAcgcatgtttttattcagaataaAAACCTACTGAACGCTCTTACTTTGGACCTCCCTCCTCAGATCCTCTAACTTtttctcagtgtttctctgcttgGCCTCCAATCCTCTCAAGGCATTAAGAAGATAGTTATTCAATCTCTGGCTCCCGCAGTGACAAGCAGGTTCGATGCTGGGACTCTGGGGGCTGCCGGTGTCTTCTGCTTGTCGATCCAGCTGCAGGACCTCAGCCACACACAAGGTGAAGAGTGATAAACCCAACACAATCATTAAGGTAgccatctttttattttttctgttcttctgcATCAGCTCTTCCCCCCATGCCTTATATACCCTGCAATGAAGGAGGTACTATTGGGTTTCCTGTCTTGTGATAAAGAATTATGATAAGAAACTTGCCAAATGTTTCGTTGATAACTGGcaactcaaataaaacaataaaactacaTCAAAACACTTGGACCATTGCAgcaaaatttaatttattattcgATGCGATAGATCCCCACTTTCATCCAAAACACTATAGTcccaaatcacaaaatattatGGCAAGGCACTTTAAATAGTAAATGGAGAAAACCAAAAGTTCCCACAACAAGCAAACATAATGGAATGATGAGAATGATATTTATAGAAATAATTATGTTATAAATGAtagcaacaataataataataatacaaatgataatcattataaagtattttcagatctggatcctgcagctcttgAGTCAGATATGGTTGCAGATTCAGGAGAGAAGGGGCGAGGGTCTCAAACTAtgggaaagaaaacacaaatgtagtaataatgataaaaatgcatggggggtggggggcagtGGGAGAGAGatgtgctcagtgcatgatgggagtttcccccagcagtctaggtcaaaagcagcataactaagggatggttcaggccTCACAGTCACACTGCTGGTGTGGTTAATAGGAGACCACAGCTATTCTTtagggatttgtttttttaaatatgaaagtACATATTTACACTATGATCCTACATATTTATAGAGGAGCTGGGGTCCCACGGTCGGTGCTTGGAGACAAACTAATGCAACATTTGTTTGGTCAGCAGAAAAATCTTGAACTTTGTCTTTCAACATTATTCAAAGATAACTGCTGTCTGTCAAGAGGACGTTGTTTTTGGACTTTGATCATTAAGCTTTtatcatttattgttttcacaCTTTATGGTAGGAATAAGATAAGGCAGATCATTAGAATCAAAACAAACTATCAAACAAAGCTAACTCTGAACGTGAATGATGCCCGTCCTTGAGAGTGAGTGACAGTGATTGCACGTGACTGACCTGTGTTTTTCCACCATGAGGGTCAGATTCTTCTATCATCGCTTCCTGCCACAGTCAGATTGTCTACAAGAGTAGATAAGTCACTTTGGTCTTAAGGGACAACCGAGGAAAAGACCTCACATATCTAGGAAACTGAAATAGACTGAATGCTCTGCGTCTAGCTCACACTGCTCACTGAGTGGGAGGACGGAGCAGACACACTGAAGTGCTCACAACTCCCCCACACGTTTCCAACATCTCATCTGAATAACAGATAACATGAACAGTCATGCGCTCAGGTTGGCCTGTGGATGTACCTGAGTGTGTGCACGTAGCCGATTCTCTGTTATTGGTTTGTGAAATATAATCCATAGTTGTAGCTTCAGATTCtggcagaagaagaggagaattTTTCATAGGCTGCTTTATCATCTACATCCATAAGGGGGCAGACTGGCACAACTGGGAAGGAGGAAAGAAGGTCTGGAGTCTCAATGATACCAGTATGTTTACATTTAAGgaaatggatagatagatagatagatagacaaacagatagatagatagatagatagacaaacagatagatagatagatagatagatagatagatagatagatagatagatagacaaacagatagatagatagatagatagatagatagatagatagatagatagatagatagatagatagatagataaatagatagatagatagatagatgtactttattgatcctaaATAGGGAAGTtattgtgttacagcagcaagtgAAGTAGCAATAAAACAGATATGAAGAATTAAAATAGCTCGAAATAGAATGTAATAAACATGTTCTGAAAATGTCATACTCAGTAAATGATACACAATAAAGTACTAGAATACACAATAAAGTACTAAATACAATATAACGGAACCATGAATGAGCCTATAAACAAAAGATTAAATACAAGAGATGACAAACTATGAACAAGAGACAAGTGTGCAAAGTTGCAGCAGTTGTTTGCATTTAAAGACAATGTGGTGAGGTAGGTAGGAAAATgacattaaaagtaaaatatgaatacaaGATGCAAATTCCCAGTTATTCCAGGAGTAAGCAGAGAGTTCTGGTGTGGACAGAGACGATACGGCTCAGGGTTGTGAGAGGTGAGGTGTTGTACAGTGTTATTGCCGTGGGCAGGAAAGATTTCCTGTTTCTGACCTTGCAGAGCTGAAGCAGTCTGTTGGAGAAAATGTTCCTTTGTCCACCAGGTGGTGGAGAGGGTGCTCGTGTTTGTCCATGATGGGTAACAGTTTATTCAGTGGTGATAGCGCAGGACATAACATTATTGTGTAAGATCTATTTTAATAAAGCAGATGCTTCACAGACAATTTTTCCAGTTTGAACATTTGTTTGTAGAGATATCGACAGTTGTATTAATCCTTTAGTTTGATTAAAACCATCATCCCTTCCTTTAAAATTGACCCACTGTGTTCGGTCCAGTGGACGTCCAATGAGATGTACTGCCGCATTACCGCTCAGCAGGAGAGCAAAGGGAGACGGAGCTCTTCCTTTATTTCCCTGTGCCCCCGTGGCTGCTCTGCGCTAATTAAAATCTGCTCTGAGCTGTCTCTCCTGGTTCTGCTCACACTGTAATGACCTGGCCAGGAATCTTTCACAGTGTATATAATGGTAATGGTATTAAGATGTGTCGAAGGTCTAAACTTGAAAATGAGTACTTATGCTCACAAAGATGGTATGTAGTGTCCAGACAGTTAtgacaaagcacacacacacacacacccactgttCCTCACCGTGGCCTCAGATGATCTTACAGTTTCACTTTCTGAgagctttttcttcttttctaccTGATCCATGCATCATGTGTTTTTGGAAACAAT from Paralichthys olivaceus isolate ysfri-2021 chromosome 16, ASM2471397v2, whole genome shotgun sequence includes these protein-coding regions:
- the LOC109641016 gene encoding complement C1q-like protein 2; amino-acid sequence: MQKNRKNKKMATLMIVLGLSLFTLCVAEVLQLDRQAEDTGSPQSPSIEPACHCGSQRLNNYLLNALRGLEAKQRNTEKKLEDLRREVQSNRVAFGAAMGNVGNIGPYNSEITLTYRVVYSNTGSYNPSTGIFIAPVRGIYYFSFSGHNLSARPMGLRLMKNGEQIATVFNHLQGRRYETATNGMTVHLNVGDQVYMRLRESTWIFDNLNNHSTFVGHLLFAL